Proteins encoded by one window of Cuniculiplasma divulgatum:
- a CDS encoding cation:proton antiporter, which translates to MLTLESKDFIQLSLLLVIASFSIPIARKVSLVEIPILISLGLLFGPGLGVINHSFAEYMIQDFAGFGVGILGLVIILYYESHNINFRVIRKFLLNIISLNTVGMVVTSVVAGVFFSLLTGAPFLIGFLFGAIISPTDPSTLIPLFRKIKIKDDYSGTLIGESLFNDPLAIILVTLAISFIYSGSSYSTLFNSVTGAVGIIGGIPLFLVIQIAVPSVFGVAMGFGIIYLNKYLNFENLIVGLLLGVVLFELTVLYGLGITPFPAIIATGAIVGTFTDKSIFWSRESNFQENLSFLAQGIIFILVGSLITIGDITGYLLQGFILTLIVIFVVRPMAVFISLPPGRSKNKGPAKSWRTKTFIALSGPRGVVSVVEGAVPYSIGLLSGNALLLKWGLVLEIDVTFIVLISILLQTIYLPIVAGRLLPQDATQT; encoded by the coding sequence ATGCTGACACTTGAAAGTAAGGATTTCATTCAGCTCAGTTTGCTTCTAGTGATCGCATCTTTCTCTATTCCTATAGCTAGGAAGGTATCACTTGTTGAAATTCCAATTCTGATATCTCTGGGATTGTTATTTGGACCAGGTCTCGGAGTAATTAATCATAGCTTTGCGGAGTACATGATTCAGGATTTTGCAGGATTTGGCGTGGGAATACTCGGACTGGTAATCATACTGTATTACGAGAGTCATAACATAAATTTTAGGGTAATAAGGAAGTTTCTTCTTAACATCATATCCCTGAATACAGTAGGTATGGTTGTTACTTCTGTAGTTGCGGGCGTATTCTTCTCACTGCTCACAGGTGCGCCATTTCTGATTGGATTCCTGTTTGGAGCAATAATATCCCCAACAGACCCTTCAACCCTAATACCGCTGTTCAGGAAGATTAAGATAAAGGATGATTACTCGGGCACACTCATAGGTGAAAGTCTTTTCAATGATCCACTGGCAATTATTCTTGTTACACTGGCTATATCATTCATTTATTCAGGATCTTCGTATTCTACACTTTTCAACAGTGTTACAGGTGCAGTGGGCATTATTGGTGGCATTCCACTTTTCCTCGTGATCCAGATAGCTGTCCCATCGGTATTTGGAGTTGCCATGGGCTTCGGAATTATATATCTCAATAAATACCTAAATTTCGAGAACCTTATTGTTGGTCTACTCCTTGGTGTGGTATTGTTTGAACTTACTGTGCTTTACGGATTAGGCATAACTCCATTCCCAGCAATCATTGCAACGGGTGCAATAGTCGGAACATTCACAGACAAGAGTATATTCTGGTCAAGGGAATCAAATTTTCAGGAAAACCTCTCTTTCCTGGCACAGGGTATAATATTCATTCTGGTGGGGAGCCTAATAACGATTGGTGACATTACAGGTTATTTGCTGCAGGGCTTTATCCTTACACTCATTGTCATTTTTGTGGTAAGACCAATGGCAGTATTTATATCATTACCACCTGGAAGATCCAAGAATAAGGGTCCGGCAAAAAGCTGGAGAACAAAAACTTTCATAGCGCTTTCAGGACCACGTGGTGTCGTTTCTGTGGTTGAAGGGGCAGTTCCCTATTCAATTGGATTACTGTCTGGTAATGCCTTACTGCTTAAATGGGGACTCGTACTTGAAATAGATGTTACTTTCATAGTATTAATATCAATCCTTTTACAGACAATATACCTCCCAATAGTAGCAGGGAGATTATTGCCCCAGGATGCAACTCAAACCTGA
- a CDS encoding type II secretion system F family protein, which yields MKGEIGGVELRYVALAGSVLTMFVLFFTGYFFKINDLNPLVHPLTLSSIAMVILFFPFGLADFARVKRIEEAERRLPDFLRDLAGHTNFGTPMSEAILRSAENKYGPLSIEIEHLAGMVKLGIPVETALNDFGKRLKSPSIIRVGKIIKKASESGSNTSDVISLVSSFTTQTYLMRESRFADMRSYSTTLATSFGVFLFVIVMLDTFFFPQIAGGGLSGGGVLNLASSSYGLIEKLFSAGVIVQSAASGLISGVFRDGRLTSGAMMSGILVLISIMVLAIIGVL from the coding sequence ATGAAGGGTGAAATTGGTGGGGTTGAACTTAGATATGTGGCGCTTGCAGGATCAGTTCTAACAATGTTCGTTTTATTCTTTACTGGGTATTTTTTCAAGATAAACGATCTCAACCCACTGGTTCATCCGCTGACATTATCCTCCATTGCCATGGTAATTCTGTTCTTCCCATTTGGTCTTGCGGACTTTGCAAGAGTTAAGAGAATAGAGGAAGCGGAAAGAAGACTTCCTGATTTCCTTAGGGATCTTGCAGGACATACAAATTTTGGAACTCCAATGTCAGAAGCTATACTGAGATCAGCGGAAAATAAATATGGTCCATTGTCTATTGAAATTGAACATCTAGCTGGAATGGTTAAGCTTGGAATACCGGTAGAAACTGCCCTGAATGATTTCGGGAAGAGGCTAAAATCACCGTCCATTATAAGGGTTGGCAAGATTATAAAAAAGGCAAGTGAATCAGGCAGCAATACATCTGATGTTATATCCCTGGTATCAAGTTTCACAACACAAACCTACCTAATGAGGGAAAGTAGATTTGCCGATATGAGAAGTTATTCTACTACCCTTGCAACATCATTCGGAGTCTTCCTATTTGTTATTGTTATGCTGGATACATTTTTCTTCCCGCAGATTGCAGGTGGAGGCCTGAGCGGTGGAGGCGTTCTGAATCTTGCTTCCTCTTCCTATGGACTGATAGAAAAGTTATTCTCTGCAGGTGTAATTGTTCAAAGTGCTGCAAGTGGACTTATATCAGGAGTTTTCAGGGACGGAAGACTAACTTCAGGTGCCATGATGTCAGGAATATTGGTTTTGATAAGTATAATGGTTCTAGCGATAATAGGGGTGCTCTAA
- a CDS encoding type II secretion system F family protein, with amino-acid sequence MHKSQDIQIKKENKSNGFLSNLNKKLNPKPVKVVIPAPTIFDVFAVRVFGHLVEKYVQTEKMDESLRKAKMPIDAIEYYSRGIMIAVIFMVVSFIAVNIFSLKFPSYTYLSFAFWFLAVIVYFAVMAGYPNSIAGTRRKKIDAVLPLAMGYIATMASADMPVENIMYELSNSTEYGELAREAKSIAVSTRLFGEDIINAVKDGAANSPSQRLSEFFQGIITTLTSGGDLKSYFKDKAVQYQTELSTLIKRNTESLSVLAESYIIVGIMFPLILMVIIGTVTSVIPGEGSLTDTVLYLIVFLIIPIIAVMFALILSSTIGEVDV; translated from the coding sequence ATGCATAAAAGTCAGGATATTCAGATAAAGAAGGAAAACAAAAGCAATGGTTTCCTCTCAAATCTGAACAAAAAATTAAATCCAAAACCCGTAAAGGTAGTTATTCCAGCTCCTACCATATTTGACGTGTTCGCAGTCAGAGTCTTTGGACATCTGGTAGAAAAATATGTTCAGACTGAAAAAATGGATGAGAGCCTGAGAAAGGCTAAAATGCCGATAGATGCTATAGAATATTATTCAAGAGGCATCATGATTGCAGTCATATTCATGGTCGTCAGCTTTATTGCGGTTAATATATTTTCACTGAAATTTCCATCCTACACATATCTTTCCTTTGCCTTCTGGTTCCTTGCAGTCATTGTTTATTTCGCTGTCATGGCCGGATATCCAAATTCAATAGCTGGTACGCGAAGAAAAAAGATTGACGCAGTACTGCCACTGGCCATGGGTTACATCGCAACAATGGCCTCTGCTGATATGCCAGTTGAAAATATTATGTATGAGCTTTCAAACAGTACTGAATATGGTGAACTTGCGAGAGAGGCAAAAAGCATTGCAGTTTCAACAAGATTGTTTGGGGAGGATATAATCAATGCTGTTAAGGATGGAGCCGCGAATTCTCCGTCTCAGAGACTCTCAGAATTCTTCCAGGGAATCATAACCACTCTCACTTCTGGTGGCGACCTAAAGAGCTATTTCAAGGATAAGGCGGTACAGTATCAGACCGAACTAAGCACGCTAATAAAAAGGAACACAGAGTCTCTCTCAGTACTCGCTGAAAGTTATATAATAGTTGGAATTATGTTCCCGCTAATATTAATGGTAATCATAGGTACGGTAACTTCCGTGATACCAGGGGAAGGGTCACTGACAGATACTGTGCTATATCTAATTGTGTTCCTTATTATCCCAATAATAGCGGTTATGTTTGCTCTGATCCTTAGCAGTACCATTGGAGAGGTGGATGTATGA
- the treY gene encoding malto-oligosyltrehalose synthase yields the protein MNENYPKLAYRFQLNNNFTFYDVISTIPYLANLGVTHIYVSPILKARSGSSHCYDIVDFRYVNEELGGEEGLREMVDRARENNMKILIDIVPNHMAYSLENTYILDFIKTGNPDILRLFDIKQSPLVMDGKLIFPFLSSPLNDLINMGKVAITLEGDIYLDFDGNKIPCSDRSKEWIIRRSGEEFLSVNAIFDNNDDFTKKRIEEIIHDVNGNRDLLNSFIDLQNIIPEWWQSSGKILNYRRFFAVNDMIALRSEDATVIESRHSTIRRLIEDYGISGLRIDHLDGIHDPESYLHFVQSELHPEFIIVEKILSENECLSNKLKTDGTTGYDFLWKVISLFTDYEGLDEIKINYNNDQGKYEQTKADEEHLVYNLKDLFMNEEFAGDILNLSWNIYENLVLRDHYEFSIKQIENAIKIYFKNLKKYRSYSNLNSIGELSEDFTRIGLKTNDPVLVTAGEYLNHKHKMGADAFLQLQEYSGAVMAKSVEDRAFFAYNPFVFLNEVGGSVWNSAVSNKNFIKFLNERKKFTHSMNETSTHDTKYGEDLRASGIVISEFPDLFRKAIEEARNSYITEGLAGRLRNEHLYYIVQMVVASVKSRGLYKSYKDSLNSHIIKAVRESGLKTGWKNINVEYEKSCIELTEKVVEFAELKPSSNIGRLSQMCKEYGQLNSISMLVLKFMLPGFTSNYQGSENHNYHFTDPDNRIPVDYSLLKDQSDLDLKKDYLSIDSLYENGFKLSLFRRLSQIREENLSLINEGDLSLLETQGEGSSSVIIIGIRKKNRRLIIFTGRYFSKIKEGSALNYSNTFLSLNKEWQGKYTDLLSNSSLEIREKVNISDLMKHNSFLIIKADD from the coding sequence ATGAATGAAAATTATCCAAAGTTGGCCTATAGATTTCAACTTAACAACAATTTCACATTTTATGATGTTATCAGTACTATCCCATATCTGGCAAATTTAGGAGTGACACATATATATGTTTCTCCCATCCTCAAGGCTAGATCAGGAAGTTCTCACTGTTATGATATTGTTGATTTTAGATACGTAAACGAGGAACTTGGAGGGGAAGAGGGATTGAGAGAGATGGTTGATAGGGCAAGGGAGAACAATATGAAAATTTTAATTGACATAGTACCAAATCACATGGCTTACTCCCTTGAAAACACCTATATTCTTGACTTCATCAAAACTGGAAACCCTGATATACTGAGGTTATTCGACATTAAGCAGTCTCCATTGGTTATGGATGGAAAACTCATTTTTCCATTTCTTTCCTCTCCTTTGAATGATCTAATAAATATGGGAAAGGTGGCTATAACACTGGAGGGTGATATTTACTTAGATTTTGATGGAAATAAAATTCCCTGCTCTGACAGATCTAAGGAGTGGATAATTAGAAGATCAGGAGAGGAATTCCTGAGTGTGAATGCAATATTTGATAATAATGATGATTTCACGAAGAAGCGTATCGAAGAAATAATTCACGATGTAAATGGAAACAGAGATTTACTTAACAGTTTCATTGATTTGCAGAACATTATACCAGAATGGTGGCAGAGTAGCGGGAAAATCTTGAATTACAGACGTTTTTTCGCTGTAAACGATATGATTGCACTGCGTTCGGAAGATGCAACGGTAATAGAATCGAGACACAGTACAATAAGGAGACTAATAGAAGATTATGGTATTTCTGGACTTAGAATTGATCATCTTGACGGAATACATGATCCAGAATCATATCTTCACTTCGTACAAAGCGAGCTCCATCCTGAATTCATAATAGTAGAAAAAATCTTATCAGAAAACGAGTGTCTAAGTAATAAGCTGAAGACTGACGGCACAACAGGATACGATTTTCTCTGGAAAGTGATATCGCTTTTTACGGATTACGAGGGTTTAGACGAGATCAAAATAAACTACAATAATGATCAGGGGAAATATGAGCAGACAAAGGCAGATGAAGAACATTTAGTTTATAATCTTAAGGATCTATTTATGAACGAAGAATTTGCTGGGGATATACTCAATCTATCGTGGAACATATATGAAAATCTGGTTTTAAGGGATCACTATGAATTCTCAATAAAACAAATTGAAAACGCAATAAAAATTTATTTCAAGAATTTGAAAAAATACAGAAGTTATTCAAATCTTAATTCAATTGGGGAGCTTTCAGAAGATTTCACTAGAATAGGGCTAAAAACCAATGATCCAGTACTCGTCACGGCCGGTGAATATCTCAATCACAAACATAAAATGGGTGCTGATGCGTTCCTTCAACTTCAGGAATATTCTGGCGCAGTAATGGCAAAATCAGTGGAAGATAGGGCATTCTTTGCCTACAACCCATTTGTTTTTCTGAACGAGGTGGGAGGTAGCGTGTGGAATAGTGCCGTATCTAATAAAAACTTTATAAAGTTCCTGAATGAAAGAAAAAAATTTACACATTCAATGAATGAAACTTCAACTCACGATACAAAATATGGGGAGGATCTTCGTGCTTCAGGCATAGTGATTTCAGAATTCCCGGATCTTTTTAGAAAGGCAATAGAAGAGGCCAGGAACTCATATATAACTGAGGGATTGGCAGGGAGATTGCGCAACGAACATTTATATTATATAGTTCAAATGGTGGTTGCATCTGTGAAGTCAAGAGGATTATACAAAAGTTATAAAGATTCACTAAATTCACACATCATAAAAGCAGTGAGAGAATCAGGATTAAAAACAGGATGGAAAAACATTAATGTGGAATATGAGAAAAGCTGCATAGAATTAACGGAGAAAGTTGTTGAATTTGCAGAATTAAAACCCTCCTCAAACATAGGCAGATTATCTCAAATGTGTAAAGAGTATGGGCAGTTGAATTCCATATCCATGCTTGTTTTAAAGTTCATGCTTCCAGGATTCACATCAAACTATCAGGGTTCAGAAAACCACAACTATCACTTTACAGATCCAGACAACAGGATTCCAGTGGACTATAGTTTACTGAAGGATCAATCAGATCTTGACCTTAAAAAAGATTACCTCTCCATAGACAGTTTATACGAAAATGGATTCAAACTTTCTCTCTTCAGGAGACTTAGTCAGATCAGAGAAGAGAATCTATCTCTTATAAATGAAGGTGACCTCAGTCTTCTAGAAACTCAGGGAGAAGGGAGTTCAAGCGTAATCATAATAGGAATTAGAAAGAAAAATAGGCGGCTCATAATTTTCACTGGTAGATACTTTTCAAAAATAAAGGAAGGAAGTGCTCTCAATTATAGTAATACATTTTTAAGTCTTAATAAGGAATGGCAGGGGAAGTACACTGATCTGTTAAGCAACTCCTCGTTAGAAATAAGAGAAAAAGTGAATATAAGCGATCTAATGAAGCACAATTCATTTTTGATTATAAAGGCTGATGACTAA
- a CDS encoding ABC transporter permease encodes MKIPAFIRLTIRNIIVNIDIGTLIFMLGLPTLYLFVMGFMFQGIVTTGVPLQSGGSVSYTTFLAPGIIALESFTAGNIGGSMLWSDRRWGMFERIMVGPFRRIDYLLGIITVSIIFALVGSLIMLGFSLLIPITVIVTPESILLSVFAIVVGTMLFSSLFLIISGLSKSMQAYNTITIVLFFMLDFASTAFYPITSTTPLWLRTLSGSNPLSFIANILRDSLISSVTSGTFFYAGILLIVMLVFLGISLRIYKSIRSGI; translated from the coding sequence ATGAAGATACCTGCTTTTATAAGGTTAACCATCAGGAATATAATCGTAAACATTGATATTGGAACTCTTATCTTTATGCTTGGTTTGCCTACTCTCTATCTATTTGTTATGGGATTCATGTTTCAGGGCATAGTCACAACAGGTGTTCCACTCCAGTCGGGTGGTTCTGTATCATATACAACGTTTCTAGCCCCGGGAATTATAGCACTTGAATCATTCACTGCAGGAAATATAGGAGGAAGCATGTTGTGGTCCGACAGAAGATGGGGTATGTTTGAAAGGATAATGGTTGGTCCATTCAGAAGAATAGATTATCTTCTAGGAATTATAACTGTTTCCATTATTTTTGCACTCGTTGGTTCCCTGATCATGCTTGGATTTTCCCTACTTATACCTATTACAGTGATTGTTACTCCAGAAAGCATATTGCTGTCAGTATTTGCAATAGTTGTTGGAACAATGTTATTTTCCTCTCTATTCCTCATAATATCAGGACTGTCAAAGTCCATGCAGGCATATAACACTATCACAATAGTTCTATTCTTTATGCTTGACTTTGCAAGCACTGCATTTTATCCTATAACATCCACTACCCCACTATGGTTGAGAACACTTTCAGGATCAAATCCACTGAGTTTCATTGCCAATATACTAAGAGATTCACTTATATCTTCTGTTACTTCAGGCACATTCTTTTATGCTGGTATATTACTCATAGTAATGCTTGTTTTCCTTGGCATTTCTCTAAGAATATATAAAAGTATCAGATCTGGTATTTGA
- a CDS encoding ABC transporter ATP-binding protein has product MQDAIIVDELVKSYDGKKLAVDHLSFNVKKGEVYGLLGRNGAGKSTTIKVLTTLIGYDSGVAEVLGLDVSRNGTEIRRRIGVVQQEEAFDFTTVENNFKLYGMMWELPREETKSRKEMLIELFDLDELRKKRMYDLSGGQKKRVQVAREFMHNMDVFFLDEPTVGLDPIMRRTILDYVKSQAKKGMTVLFTTQNLEEADYICDRIGIVNNGKKVAEGTSSDLKTKYGSLRTLKIGYTSEKGVKKEDITTGVENGNIAEVDITNNEILVVSDRIETIVGKILQNLSEMGIKTDKIMIDNPTLDDVFMKVVEK; this is encoded by the coding sequence GTGCAAGACGCTATAATTGTGGATGAACTTGTGAAATCATACGATGGAAAGAAACTAGCAGTTGATCATCTTTCATTCAATGTAAAGAAAGGGGAAGTTTACGGTCTGCTTGGAAGAAATGGCGCTGGAAAGAGTACAACAATAAAAGTTCTTACAACTCTTATTGGATATGATTCTGGTGTAGCGGAGGTTCTGGGTCTCGATGTTTCAAGGAACGGTACTGAAATTAGAAGAAGGATAGGTGTGGTACAACAGGAGGAAGCTTTTGATTTTACCACAGTTGAAAATAACTTCAAACTGTATGGTATGATGTGGGAATTGCCAAGAGAGGAGACAAAATCAAGGAAGGAGATGCTTATAGAACTTTTTGATCTTGATGAACTAAGGAAAAAAAGAATGTATGACCTGAGTGGTGGTCAGAAAAAAAGAGTGCAGGTAGCAAGGGAATTCATGCATAATATGGACGTATTCTTTCTTGACGAGCCAACGGTAGGACTTGACCCAATAATGAGGAGGACCATACTCGATTATGTAAAATCACAGGCAAAGAAGGGAATGACCGTACTGTTTACCACACAAAATCTCGAAGAGGCAGATTATATATGTGACAGGATTGGCATAGTGAATAATGGTAAAAAAGTAGCAGAGGGTACATCATCAGATCTGAAGACAAAATATGGTTCGTTAAGAACACTGAAAATAGGATATACCTCTGAGAAAGGTGTTAAGAAAGAGGATATCACCACTGGAGTTGAGAATGGAAATATTGCAGAGGTTGATATTACAAATAATGAGATTCTGGTGGTATCTGACAGGATAGAAACTATAGTTGGAAAAATACTTCAAAATCTGTCTGAGATGGGAATAAAGACTGACAAGATAATGATAGATAATCCAACTCTTGATGATGTGTTCATGAAGGTGGTTGAAAAATGA
- a CDS encoding type II/IV secretion system ATPase subunit: MPLFSPTKKKEKKPVKNVPSKREERITEVPSVGKYEILDEYNIIPQTVTVEISWNPTSMESIYIANEPVLSSDEEILLKKISKNMEQIVKSSKNLPEDLSQLTIEKVIDSYLKGRKYKLNRRTVDKIKYFIKRNYEGYGPLEPVVRDPLVEDVSCNGVGIPVYVEHKIHGSLKTNIVFDNEKDLDSYVVRLAQMCGKEVSMNEPIIDGTFPQGHRIQLTFGNEISTKGSAFTFRLFRESPFTPVELIKYGAATSELATYLWFAVENLKSAIIAGVPGVGKTSTINAILMFIPSNTKVFSIEETREINIMHQNWVATSTRESIYSTANGDSKNPPIGMFELVKMAMRQRPTYIVLGEIRGRESYSLFQAISTGHTAYSTIHADSMETLVNRLESNPLNIPRVLIGALNIVIFNKFVRVGSRNMRKLMEIDEIVGTDQDSGEIMYNKVFSYDFNQNEQVFSGFSKILNEIRDAKQWTQEEMNFEFERRKSLLDGLVKNNITDYTNITRIINIYYKDPETAMKMASGI, from the coding sequence ATGCCTTTATTTTCTCCTACCAAAAAGAAGGAAAAAAAACCTGTAAAAAATGTCCCAAGCAAAAGGGAAGAACGAATAACTGAAGTTCCGAGTGTAGGAAAGTACGAAATTCTTGATGAATATAATATCATACCACAGACTGTAACTGTTGAAATTTCATGGAATCCAACGAGCATGGAATCAATATATATTGCAAATGAACCTGTTTTATCTTCAGATGAGGAGATACTTCTTAAAAAAATATCAAAGAATATGGAACAAATTGTTAAAAGTTCAAAGAATCTTCCAGAAGATCTATCACAATTAACCATAGAGAAAGTTATAGATTCCTATCTCAAAGGTAGGAAATATAAGCTTAATAGAAGAACAGTGGATAAGATCAAGTATTTCATTAAGAGGAATTACGAAGGTTATGGGCCACTGGAACCTGTTGTAAGAGACCCGCTAGTGGAGGATGTTTCCTGTAATGGAGTTGGAATTCCAGTTTATGTTGAACACAAAATACACGGTTCACTTAAAACAAACATAGTTTTTGATAATGAGAAGGATCTGGATTCATATGTTGTAAGGCTTGCACAGATGTGTGGAAAGGAAGTTTCAATGAATGAACCTATAATTGATGGAACTTTTCCCCAGGGTCACAGAATCCAGTTAACATTTGGTAATGAAATTTCAACCAAAGGTTCTGCTTTTACCTTCAGGCTATTTAGAGAATCTCCATTCACGCCTGTGGAGTTGATAAAGTATGGTGCAGCAACCTCTGAACTCGCTACATATTTATGGTTCGCTGTCGAAAATCTAAAATCCGCAATCATTGCTGGTGTTCCTGGTGTTGGGAAAACAAGTACCATAAATGCAATTTTAATGTTTATCCCATCTAATACAAAGGTTTTCTCTATTGAAGAAACCAGGGAGATAAATATAATGCATCAGAACTGGGTAGCCACTTCAACCAGAGAAAGTATATATTCAACCGCTAATGGTGATTCAAAAAATCCACCAATTGGTATGTTTGAACTGGTAAAGATGGCTATGAGGCAAAGACCTACCTACATAGTTCTTGGTGAAATAAGGGGGAGAGAATCATATTCTCTCTTCCAGGCTATATCAACAGGACATACTGCCTACTCAACCATTCACGCAGATTCCATGGAAACCCTTGTAAACAGACTGGAATCAAACCCGTTAAATATACCAAGGGTACTTATCGGTGCACTTAATATTGTGATATTCAATAAATTTGTAAGAGTGGGAAGCAGGAATATGAGAAAACTCATGGAGATTGACGAAATTGTTGGTACTGATCAGGATTCGGGAGAGATAATGTACAATAAGGTATTTTCGTACGACTTCAACCAAAATGAACAGGTCTTTTCAGGTTTCAGCAAAATTTTGAATGAAATAAGAGATGCAAAACAGTGGACTCAGGAGGAAATGAACTTTGAGTTTGAAAGGCGCAAGTCTCTACTGGACGGACTGGTTAAGAATAATATCACAGATTATACAAATATAACAAGGATAATCAATATATATTATAAAGATCCAGAAACTGCAATGAAAATGGCGAGTGGTATTTAA
- a CDS encoding type II/IV secretion system ATPase subunit codes for MALFSKTKKKKTKKRKFLSRQVITPVRTVKRTNEDKFFQELIPGTVFSRVYFDRGATIFRYEVNEPEVKERVAKLYAKYRNEFIASITDPEMYNISGLTKDDAVDQFTKALRMTNSFTPDEMDSLTYYVERDIKGFGKIDPIMRDANIEDISCDAPGVPVFVYHKAFGFIPTNIIYDDVEELETFVKKILQDVGRHISISNPIVDATLEDGSRISASIGKYITNKGSSFTIRKFKEEPLTPLDLIQRSLCNTRVFAYFWLLTEYGGNVMVVGGTATGKTTLMNAILLFIPAQKKIVSIEDTREINLVHENWVPMVTRTGYGKLDPETGKRAGEIDMFDLLTVTMRQRPSYVIVGEVRGAEAFTLFQAMSIGRYVYGTFHADDISTFIHRMESKPINIPRNLLLTLDVAVILQNVTDDRGSRRRIKTISEIAGQDSISKDILINNAFILNEQSDTQNYSGFSYAIKKIAEKEGKFEDELEKEIDLRTRILDKMIEKGISNYKDFYYMVNQFYKDRRRVFQSLDMTEEIQV; via the coding sequence ATGGCCTTATTTTCTAAAACAAAAAAGAAGAAGACAAAAAAGAGGAAATTCCTCAGCAGGCAGGTAATAACACCTGTCAGGACTGTGAAGAGGACAAATGAGGATAAGTTCTTTCAGGAGTTGATACCCGGGACTGTATTCTCAAGGGTATATTTTGATAGAGGAGCTACCATTTTCAGGTACGAGGTTAATGAACCTGAGGTGAAAGAAAGAGTTGCGAAGTTATATGCTAAGTACAGGAATGAATTCATTGCATCCATAACAGACCCTGAAATGTATAACATAAGTGGGCTAACAAAGGATGATGCAGTCGACCAGTTCACAAAAGCACTTAGAATGACTAACTCCTTCACACCTGATGAAATGGATAGCCTGACATACTATGTTGAAAGAGATATAAAGGGGTTCGGAAAAATAGATCCGATCATGAGGGATGCTAATATTGAGGATATTTCCTGTGATGCTCCTGGGGTTCCCGTATTCGTTTATCACAAGGCCTTTGGATTTATTCCAACTAATATAATATATGACGATGTCGAAGAGCTCGAGACCTTTGTTAAGAAGATACTTCAGGACGTGGGAAGGCATATATCCATATCAAACCCCATTGTTGATGCAACACTGGAAGATGGTTCCAGAATATCTGCATCCATAGGGAAGTACATAACAAATAAGGGATCATCGTTTACCATTAGGAAATTCAAGGAAGAGCCGTTGACACCACTTGACCTAATACAGAGGTCTCTATGTAACACCAGGGTCTTTGCATACTTCTGGTTGCTTACGGAATATGGCGGAAATGTGATGGTTGTGGGTGGTACTGCCACAGGTAAAACAACTCTAATGAACGCCATACTTTTATTCATTCCTGCACAAAAGAAGATTGTTTCCATAGAGGATACGAGAGAAATAAACCTGGTTCATGAAAACTGGGTTCCAATGGTAACAAGAACGGGATATGGAAAACTTGACCCTGAAACAGGAAAGAGGGCAGGGGAGATAGATATGTTTGACCTTCTTACCGTAACTATGAGACAGAGACCAAGCTACGTTATTGTGGGAGAGGTAAGAGGTGCTGAGGCGTTCACCCTATTCCAGGCAATGTCCATTGGAAGATATGTTTATGGCACTTTCCACGCAGATGATATTAGTACTTTCATTCACAGGATGGAGTCTAAACCCATTAACATTCCCAGAAATCTGCTCCTGACACTGGATGTTGCAGTAATACTGCAGAATGTAACTGATGATCGTGGATCAAGAAGGAGAATAAAGACAATTTCAGAAATAGCTGGACAGGACAGCATTTCTAAGGATATACTGATCAATAATGCATTCATCCTCAATGAACAGTCAGATACCCAGAACTATTCCGGCTTCAGTTATGCCATAAAGAAAATAGCCGAGAAGGAGGGGAAATTTGAGGATGAACTTGAGAAAGAGATAGACCTCAGGACAAGGATATTGGATAAGATGATCGAAAAGGGAATTTCAAACTACAAGGACTTCTATTATATGGTAAACCAGTTTTATAAAGATAGGAGAAGGGTTTTTCAATCTCTGGATATGACAGAGGAAATTCAGGTTTGA